A region of Bombyx mori chromosome 13, ASM3026992v2 DNA encodes the following proteins:
- the LOC101744942 gene encoding uncharacterized protein LOC101744942 isoform X4: protein MESHTVAVYHFLDWESAMNRLSEKAVLLLSKKYTDYVPSENYKKQYNISEKMMLDIMKVLGDCRGGQNYVIAEHILTHHQRGDIIICNDHNGKPMPVKEAFKNDTFGYIRKPPDDNDWIVLIIGGKNSLIQNCNVPTGQFQTKIRELAALGYTPILVNFLKIILLYHIRNMIGARHDDAILRHRKLRAYAITYPPCPCCSQNGGTPSSASFRYCDRRCTDRYSCIQPTSV, encoded by the exons ATGGAAAGTCATACAGTTGCTGTATATCATTTTTTGGATTG GGAGTCTGCAATGAATCGGCTTAGTGAAAAAGCTGTGCTCCTCCtgtcaaaaaaatatacagattatgtaccatctgaaaattacaaaaaacagTACAATATTAGTGAAAAAATGATGCTAGATATTATGAAAGTTTTGGGAGATTGTCGAGGCGGCCAAAATTATGTCATAGCTGAACATATTTTAACCCACCATCAAAGAGGAG atataatCATTTGCAATGATCACAATGGAAAGCCTATGCCAGTCAAAGAAGCATTTAAAAATGATACATTTGGGTATATTCGGAAGCCTCCTGATGACAATGATTGGATTGTACTTATAATAGGTGGAAAAAATTCTCTAATTCAGAACTGTAATGTACCTACAGGACAGTTTCAGACAAAAATTCGAGAACTTGCAGCTTTAGGCTACACTCCAATATTggtaaactttttaaaaataattttattgtaccaTATTAGAAATATGATAGGAGCACGACACGATGATGCCATTCTGAGACACCGCAAACTGCGAGCGTATGCCATCACATATCCACCGTGTCCTTGTTGCAGCCAAAATGGTGGCACTCCGTCGTCGGCTTCTTTTCGGTATTGCGACCGACGATGTACCGACCGATATAGTTGTATTCAGCCAACATCTGTGTAA
- the LOC101744942 gene encoding FAST kinase domain-containing protein 5, mitochondrial isoform X1: MSTFINIGRKLLITSIFRLQCVSQFKLKPGYTRSIHSSTGLFIKMYMEKENEYAYSVLENKGYAINIYTKHSSEAISQEEFQRLNKEDWTKKTTQEIFEIFPIFGKYCSQHSLCISSEIFDNFIDNLTDTIQMATDSQLKTLFYSLNMWPETASIRTRNYIEVWAALDDECLKRLKNWSHDEMLSFISLFFMLNVTRVSDFSWKSINKLATKANQLTPGQLVQTLFFVGVLRKQPHDMHNLEIHFSKNFACFSVEDIGIMSMGFFKSKCPIRSMELASKIINKVIEDSEHVHEVALAAILKIIRYSVKQNKNNEIFSLLDVLQHQVTRLSVMCNVHLALVGTSSLTVHNDCLTKIAHYIMDHMHETRLKDLERLIFTYGTFNLIPATKDNFFSKVIEELKKPERFPEISQHGKSYSCCISFFGLVGIYPVDLISKALSPEFLENTYGKHMFSYGKELLSLHNSAEIFCRESAMNRLSEKAVLLLSKKYTDYVPSENYKKQYNISEKMMLDIMKVLGDCRGGQNYVIAEHILTHHQRGDIIICNDHNGKPMPVKEAFKNDTFGYIRKPPDDNDWIVLIIGGKNSLIQNCNVPTGQFQTKIRELAALGYTPILVPWKTYSQLDNFEEKESYLCSLIENRSRKNHSCTDTVFNSLHSHNS; encoded by the exons atgagtacttttataaatattggGCGAAAACTGTTAATAACATCAATTTTTCGACTGCAGTGTGTTTCACAATTTAAGCTTAAACCAGGTTATACGCGATCTATTCATAGTAGTACTGGGCTattcattaaaatgtatatggAAAAAGAGAATGAATATGCATACAGTGTGTTAGAAAATAAAGGTTatgcaataaatatttatacaaaacatTCTAGCGAAGCTATATCTCAAGAAGAGTTTCAGCGATTAAATAAAGAAGATTGGACTAAGAAAACAACCCAagaaatttttgaaatattccCTATATTCGGAAAATATTGTTCACAACATAGCTTATGCATATCAAGTGAAATATTTGATAATTTCATAGACAATCTAACTGATACCATACAAATGGCTACTGACTCacaattaaaaactcttttttattccttaaacaTGTGGCCAGAAACAGCATCGATTAGAACAAGAAACTATATTGAGGTATGGGCTGCACTTGATGATGAATGCCTAAAACGATTAAAAAATTGGTCACACGATGAAATGTTATCTTTTATatcattgttttttatgttGAATGTTACAAGAGTAAGTGATTTTTCTTggaaaagtataaataaattagcAACTAAAGCAAATCAACTAACACCAGGACAACTAgttcaaacattattttttgtgGGAGTCCTACGTAAACAACCCCATGACATGCATAATTTAGAAATTCATTTTTCTAAAAACTTTGCATGTTTTTCAGTTGAAGACATTGGCATAATGAGCATGGGTTTTTTTAAGAGTAAATGTCCTATAAGAAGTATGGAGCTTGCttcaaaaataatcaataaagtTATTGAAGATTCTGAACATGTTCATGAAGTTGCACTAGCTGctattttaaaaatcattagATATTCAGtgaagcaaaataaaaataatgaaatattttcacTGCTAGATGTTTTACAACATCAAGTCACAAGGCTTTCTGTAATGTGCAATGTACATTTAGCACTAGTTGGAACATCATCACTTACAGTACACAATGATTGTCTTACCAAAATAGCCCATTATATAATGGATCATATGCATGAAACAAGACTAAAAGACCTTGAAAGATTAATTTTTACATATGgcacatttaatttaataccAGCTAcgaaagataattttttttctaaagtaaTTGAAGAACTGAAAAAACCTGAAAGATTTCCTGAGATTTCACAACATGGAAAGTCATACAGTTGCTGTATATCATTTTTTGGATTGGTAGGGATATATCCTGTAGATTTAATAAGTAAAGCTTTAAGCCCAGAGtttttagaaaatacatatgGCAAACACATGTTTAGTTATGGTAAAGAATTATTAAGCCTACATAACAGTGCAGAGATATTTTGCAGGGAGTCTGCAATGAATCGGCTTAGTGAAAAAGCTGTGCTCCTCCtgtcaaaaaaatatacagattatgtaccatctgaaaattacaaaaaacagTACAATATTAGTGAAAAAATGATGCTAGATATTATGAAAGTTTTGGGAGATTGTCGAGGCGGCCAAAATTATGTCATAGCTGAACATATTTTAACCCACCATCAAAGAGGAG atataatCATTTGCAATGATCACAATGGAAAGCCTATGCCAGTCAAAGAAGCATTTAAAAATGATACATTTGGGTATATTCGGAAGCCTCCTGATGACAATGATTGGATTGTACTTATAATAGGTGGAAAAAATTCTCTAATTCAGAACTGTAATGTACCTACAGGACAGTTTCAGACAAAAATTCGAGAACTTGCAGCTTTAGGCTACACTCCAATATTg GTGCCATGGAAAACATATTCACAACTAGATAATTTTGAAGAGAAAGAAAGTTATCTTTGTAGCTTAATCGAAAACAGATCAAGGAAAAATCATAGTTGTACTGATACTGTATTTAATAGTCTTCATAGTCATAATTCTTAG
- the LOC101744942 gene encoding uncharacterized protein LOC101744942 isoform X2, translating into MSTFINIGRKLLITSIFRLQCVSQFKLKPGYTRSIHSSTGLFIKMYMEKENEYAYSVLENKGYAINIYTKHSSEAISQEEFQRLNKEDWTKKTTQEIFEIFPIFGKYCSQHSLCISSEIFDNFIDNLTDTIQMATDSQLKTLFYSLNMWPETASIRTRNYIEVWAALDDECLKRLKNWSHDEMLSFISLFFMLNVTRVSDFSWKSINKLATKANQLTPGQLVQTLFFVGVLRKQPHDMHNLEIHFSKNFACFSVEDIGIMSMGFFKSKCPIRSMELASKIINKVIEDSEHVHEVALAAILKIIRYSVKQNKNNEIFSLLDVLQHQVTRLSVMCNVHLALVGTSSLTVHNDCLTKIAHYIMDHMHETRLKDLERLIFTYGTFNLIPATKDNFFSKVIEELKKPERFPEISQHGKSYSCCISFFGLGVCNESA; encoded by the exons atgagtacttttataaatattggGCGAAAACTGTTAATAACATCAATTTTTCGACTGCAGTGTGTTTCACAATTTAAGCTTAAACCAGGTTATACGCGATCTATTCATAGTAGTACTGGGCTattcattaaaatgtatatggAAAAAGAGAATGAATATGCATACAGTGTGTTAGAAAATAAAGGTTatgcaataaatatttatacaaaacatTCTAGCGAAGCTATATCTCAAGAAGAGTTTCAGCGATTAAATAAAGAAGATTGGACTAAGAAAACAACCCAagaaatttttgaaatattccCTATATTCGGAAAATATTGTTCACAACATAGCTTATGCATATCAAGTGAAATATTTGATAATTTCATAGACAATCTAACTGATACCATACAAATGGCTACTGACTCacaattaaaaactcttttttattccttaaacaTGTGGCCAGAAACAGCATCGATTAGAACAAGAAACTATATTGAGGTATGGGCTGCACTTGATGATGAATGCCTAAAACGATTAAAAAATTGGTCACACGATGAAATGTTATCTTTTATatcattgttttttatgttGAATGTTACAAGAGTAAGTGATTTTTCTTggaaaagtataaataaattagcAACTAAAGCAAATCAACTAACACCAGGACAACTAgttcaaacattattttttgtgGGAGTCCTACGTAAACAACCCCATGACATGCATAATTTAGAAATTCATTTTTCTAAAAACTTTGCATGTTTTTCAGTTGAAGACATTGGCATAATGAGCATGGGTTTTTTTAAGAGTAAATGTCCTATAAGAAGTATGGAGCTTGCttcaaaaataatcaataaagtTATTGAAGATTCTGAACATGTTCATGAAGTTGCACTAGCTGctattttaaaaatcattagATATTCAGtgaagcaaaataaaaataatgaaatattttcacTGCTAGATGTTTTACAACATCAAGTCACAAGGCTTTCTGTAATGTGCAATGTACATTTAGCACTAGTTGGAACATCATCACTTACAGTACACAATGATTGTCTTACCAAAATAGCCCATTATATAATGGATCATATGCATGAAACAAGACTAAAAGACCTTGAAAGATTAATTTTTACATATGgcacatttaatttaataccAGCTAcgaaagataattttttttctaaagtaaTTGAAGAACTGAAAAAACCTGAAAGATTTCCTGAGATTTCACAACATGGAAAGTCATACAGTTGCTGTATATCATTTTTTGGATTG GGAGTCTGCAATGAATCGGCTTAG
- the LOC101744942 gene encoding uncharacterized protein LOC101744942 isoform X5, with product MESHTVAVYHFLDWESAMNRLSEKAVLLLSKKYTDYVPSENYKKQYNISEKMMLDIMKVLGDCRGGQNYVIAEHILTHHQRGDIIICNDHNGKPMPVKEAFKNDTFGYIRKPPDDNDWIVLIIGGKNSLIQNCNVPTGQFQTKIRELAALGYTPILVPWKTYSQLDNFEEKESYLCSLIENRSRKNHSCTDTVFNSLHSHNS from the exons ATGGAAAGTCATACAGTTGCTGTATATCATTTTTTGGATTG GGAGTCTGCAATGAATCGGCTTAGTGAAAAAGCTGTGCTCCTCCtgtcaaaaaaatatacagattatgtaccatctgaaaattacaaaaaacagTACAATATTAGTGAAAAAATGATGCTAGATATTATGAAAGTTTTGGGAGATTGTCGAGGCGGCCAAAATTATGTCATAGCTGAACATATTTTAACCCACCATCAAAGAGGAG atataatCATTTGCAATGATCACAATGGAAAGCCTATGCCAGTCAAAGAAGCATTTAAAAATGATACATTTGGGTATATTCGGAAGCCTCCTGATGACAATGATTGGATTGTACTTATAATAGGTGGAAAAAATTCTCTAATTCAGAACTGTAATGTACCTACAGGACAGTTTCAGACAAAAATTCGAGAACTTGCAGCTTTAGGCTACACTCCAATATTg GTGCCATGGAAAACATATTCACAACTAGATAATTTTGAAGAGAAAGAAAGTTATCTTTGTAGCTTAATCGAAAACAGATCAAGGAAAAATCATAGTTGTACTGATACTGTATTTAATAGTCTTCATAGTCATAATTCTTAG
- the LOC101744942 gene encoding FAST kinase domain-containing protein 5, mitochondrial isoform X3, giving the protein MSTFINIGRKLLITSIFRLQCVSQFKLKPGYTRSIHSSTGLFIKMYMEKENEYAYSVLENKGYAINIYTKHSSEAISQEEFQRLNKEDWTKKTTQEIFEIFPIFGKYCSQHSLCISSEIFDNFIDNLTDTIQMATDSQLKTLFYSLNMWPETASIRTRNYIEVWAALDDECLKRLKNWSHDEMLSFISLFFMLNVTRVSDFSWKSINKLATKANQLTPGQLVQTLFFVGVLRKQPHDMHNLEIHFSKNFACFSVEDIGIMSMGFFKSKCPIRSMELASKIINKVIEDSEHVHEVALAAILKIIRYSVKQNKNNEIFSLLDVLQHQVTRLSVMCNVHLALVGTSSLTVHNDCLTKIAHYIMDHMHETRLKDLERLIFTYGTFNLIPATKDNFFSKVIEELKKPERFPEISQHGKSYSCCISFFGLVGIYPVDLISKALSPEFLENTYGKHMFSYGKELLSLHNSAEIFCRESAMNRLSEKAVLLLSKKYTDYVPSENYKKQYNISEKMMLDIMKVLGDCRGGQNYVIAEHILTHHQRGDIIICNDHNGKPMPVKEAFKNDTFGYIRKPPDDNDWIVLIIGGKNSLIQNCNVPTGQFQTKIRELAALGYTPILVNFLKIILLYHIRNMIGARHDDAILRHRKLRAYAITYPPCPCCSQNGGTPSSASFRYCDRRCTDRYSCIQPTSV; this is encoded by the exons atgagtacttttataaatattggGCGAAAACTGTTAATAACATCAATTTTTCGACTGCAGTGTGTTTCACAATTTAAGCTTAAACCAGGTTATACGCGATCTATTCATAGTAGTACTGGGCTattcattaaaatgtatatggAAAAAGAGAATGAATATGCATACAGTGTGTTAGAAAATAAAGGTTatgcaataaatatttatacaaaacatTCTAGCGAAGCTATATCTCAAGAAGAGTTTCAGCGATTAAATAAAGAAGATTGGACTAAGAAAACAACCCAagaaatttttgaaatattccCTATATTCGGAAAATATTGTTCACAACATAGCTTATGCATATCAAGTGAAATATTTGATAATTTCATAGACAATCTAACTGATACCATACAAATGGCTACTGACTCacaattaaaaactcttttttattccttaaacaTGTGGCCAGAAACAGCATCGATTAGAACAAGAAACTATATTGAGGTATGGGCTGCACTTGATGATGAATGCCTAAAACGATTAAAAAATTGGTCACACGATGAAATGTTATCTTTTATatcattgttttttatgttGAATGTTACAAGAGTAAGTGATTTTTCTTggaaaagtataaataaattagcAACTAAAGCAAATCAACTAACACCAGGACAACTAgttcaaacattattttttgtgGGAGTCCTACGTAAACAACCCCATGACATGCATAATTTAGAAATTCATTTTTCTAAAAACTTTGCATGTTTTTCAGTTGAAGACATTGGCATAATGAGCATGGGTTTTTTTAAGAGTAAATGTCCTATAAGAAGTATGGAGCTTGCttcaaaaataatcaataaagtTATTGAAGATTCTGAACATGTTCATGAAGTTGCACTAGCTGctattttaaaaatcattagATATTCAGtgaagcaaaataaaaataatgaaatattttcacTGCTAGATGTTTTACAACATCAAGTCACAAGGCTTTCTGTAATGTGCAATGTACATTTAGCACTAGTTGGAACATCATCACTTACAGTACACAATGATTGTCTTACCAAAATAGCCCATTATATAATGGATCATATGCATGAAACAAGACTAAAAGACCTTGAAAGATTAATTTTTACATATGgcacatttaatttaataccAGCTAcgaaagataattttttttctaaagtaaTTGAAGAACTGAAAAAACCTGAAAGATTTCCTGAGATTTCACAACATGGAAAGTCATACAGTTGCTGTATATCATTTTTTGGATTGGTAGGGATATATCCTGTAGATTTAATAAGTAAAGCTTTAAGCCCAGAGtttttagaaaatacatatgGCAAACACATGTTTAGTTATGGTAAAGAATTATTAAGCCTACATAACAGTGCAGAGATATTTTGCAGGGAGTCTGCAATGAATCGGCTTAGTGAAAAAGCTGTGCTCCTCCtgtcaaaaaaatatacagattatgtaccatctgaaaattacaaaaaacagTACAATATTAGTGAAAAAATGATGCTAGATATTATGAAAGTTTTGGGAGATTGTCGAGGCGGCCAAAATTATGTCATAGCTGAACATATTTTAACCCACCATCAAAGAGGAG atataatCATTTGCAATGATCACAATGGAAAGCCTATGCCAGTCAAAGAAGCATTTAAAAATGATACATTTGGGTATATTCGGAAGCCTCCTGATGACAATGATTGGATTGTACTTATAATAGGTGGAAAAAATTCTCTAATTCAGAACTGTAATGTACCTACAGGACAGTTTCAGACAAAAATTCGAGAACTTGCAGCTTTAGGCTACACTCCAATATTggtaaactttttaaaaataattttattgtaccaTATTAGAAATATGATAGGAGCACGACACGATGATGCCATTCTGAGACACCGCAAACTGCGAGCGTATGCCATCACATATCCACCGTGTCCTTGTTGCAGCCAAAATGGTGGCACTCCGTCGTCGGCTTCTTTTCGGTATTGCGACCGACGATGTACCGACCGATATAGTTGTATTCAGCCAACATCTGTGTAA